TCTACGGCGGCGAGCGCCGGCGCCTGCGGGTGATCAAGATGCGCGGCACGCATTTCCGCGGCGGCTTCCACGATTTCGTCATCCGCCGCGGCGGCCTCGCGGTGTTCCCGCGCCTGATCGCGGCCGAGCACGGCCACCCCTACGAGACCGACCGCCTCGGCAGCGGCAATGCCGGCCTCGACGCGCTGCTCGGCGGCGGACTCGACCGGGGCACCAGCACGATGCTGCTCGGCCCCTCGGGGGTCGGCAAGTCCTCGACCGCGCTCACCTACGTCACGGCGGGGCTGGCGCGCGGCGAGCGCGGGCTGATCCTGAGCTTCGACGAGCCGACCGGGATCCTGATGCGCCGGGCCGCCGGCCTCGGCATGGACATCGCCGCGGCGGTCGCGGAGGGGCGCCTGCGGGTCGAGCAGATCGACCCGGCGGAGGTCTCGCCGGGCGAGCTCGCCGCGATGGTGCGCGACGCCGTCGAGCGCGAGGGCGTGCGCCTGGTGCTGATCGACTCGCTCACCGGCTACCAGAGCGCGATGCCGGGCGAGCAGTACCTGCTGCTGCAGATGCACGAGATCCTGACCTACCTGAACCAGCAGGGCGTGACGACGCTGCTGGTGCTGGCCCAGCACGGGCTCGTCGGGCAGATGTCGGCGACGGTCGATCTGACCTACCTCAGCGACACCGTGGTGCTGTTCCGGTTCTTCGAGGCGGATGGGCACTTGCGCCGGGCGGTGTCGGTGGTCAAGAAGAGGGTGGGGCCGCACGAGGACACCATCCGGGAACTTCGGATCGACGGCGACGGTTTGCGTGTCGGCGAGCCGCTGGCGGGCTTCCGGGGTGTCCTGACGGGCGTGCCGAGCTATCGCGGCTCCCCCGGCCACCTGCTGGCCGAGCGTGACGAGTCGGAGTGGGATCGGCCAGTGACTCTCCCGGATCTGGACAGTGATGAGAGAGAGTGATCCCCCGGTCCTGATCCTCGCCCCTGCCGGGCGCGACGCCGCGGTGGCGGGCAGCATCCTGGACGAGGCGGGCCTGCGCTCTGAGATCTGCGGCGACCTGCCGGCGCTCGTCGCCCGGCTCGACGTGGGCAGCTGCGCGGTCCTGACCGAGGAGGTCCTGCGCGCCTCCGACCGGCACGGGCTCGCCGCCTACCTCGCCGGGCAGGAGCCGTGGTCGGACTATCCCTTCGTGCTGCTCACCCTGCGGGGCACCCCGCCGGACGCGCGGCTGATGGAGTCCCTCGGCAACGTCACCCTGCTCGAGCGGCCGTTCCATCCCGCCACCCTGGTCACCGCGACCCGCTTCGCCGTGCGGGCGCGGCGGCGCCAGCGCGAGGCGGCGGCCTTCCTGCACGAGCGCCAGCAGACCGCCGAGCGTCAGGCCCTGCTGATCCGCGAGTTGCACCACCGGGTGAAGAACACGCTCGCCACCGTGCAGGCGCTGCTCGGCGCCTCGGCCCGCGGCGCCACCAGCGTCGACGAGTTCTACCAGG
This is a stretch of genomic DNA from Methylobacterium sp. 17Sr1-1. It encodes these proteins:
- a CDS encoding ATPase domain-containing protein, whose protein sequence is MPDPVLSPSDDAAPVPTGVSGLDSILEGGYAANRAHLIEGRPGSGKTTLALQFLLDGARLGERCLYITLSESRRELASVASRHGWSLDGIEIFELVPPELSLDPRQQQSLVHSSDLELGETVRLAMAEIDRVRPQRVVFDSLSEIRLLSQGSLRYRRQVLALRSYLLIHDTTALLLDDLTAEQDDLNLHSLCHAVIRLEQLAPLYGGERRRLRVIKMRGTHFRGGFHDFVIRRGGLAVFPRLIAAEHGHPYETDRLGSGNAGLDALLGGGLDRGTSTMLLGPSGVGKSSTALTYVTAGLARGERGLILSFDEPTGILMRRAAGLGMDIAAAVAEGRLRVEQIDPAEVSPGELAAMVRDAVEREGVRLVLIDSLTGYQSAMPGEQYLLLQMHEILTYLNQQGVTTLLVLAQHGLVGQMSATVDLTYLSDTVVLFRFFEADGHLRRAVSVVKKRVGPHEDTIRELRIDGDGLRVGEPLAGFRGVLTGVPSYRGSPGHLLAERDESEWDRPVTLPDLDSDERE
- a CDS encoding sensor histidine kinase translates to MRESDPPVLILAPAGRDAAVAGSILDEAGLRSEICGDLPALVARLDVGSCAVLTEEVLRASDRHGLAAYLAGQEPWSDYPFVLLTLRGTPPDARLMESLGNVTLLERPFHPATLVTATRFAVRARRRQREAAAFLHERQQTAERQALLIRELHHRVKNTLATVQALLGASARGATSVDEFYQGFSARVISLAKTHNLLTEDYWQMASLQEMLENELGPYNDEAGRRIALEGPHVELTADLAVPTGMAIHELTTNAAKHGALSVPEGRITVAWAVDQGETGRRLRLDWTERGGPRTAEPTRKGFGSTLLQRVLTMQCGADIRFDFKPTGLHFRMEAPLIENRTVPHY